Proteins encoded together in one Deltaproteobacteria bacterium window:
- a CDS encoding Rieske 2Fe-2S domain-containing protein, translated as MSTPQELKGPDFGAGLDAGQLRDGEQLLGHAAGEPVVLVRRGSEICAVGAVCSHYGGPLAEGIVEGGTIRCPWHHARYDLRTGAPERPGRDAIACYRVEQQGGRVRVGERLAIAQPRSAAGPQSVVIVGAGAAGNACAEELRRQGYEKAITMVGAEAPVDRPNLSKDYLAGTAPEEWVPLRGRDFYPAQRIDLVDQVEVTAIDVGRREVRLSTGRTLGYGALLLSTGADAIRLPIPGAERALTLRSFADSKALAARAVAGKRAVMIGASFIGLEVAASLRARNLDVSVVAPESRPLERVLGPELGDFVRAVHGEHGVRFHLGRKPVRIDAGSVTLDDGTSIPAELVVMGVGVRPRLQIAELAGLRMDRGVVVDASLRTSVEGIWAAGDIARFPDARSGRSIRVEHWVVAERQGQHAARAMLGAREPYRAVPFFWSQHYDVPIAYVGHAEGWDSIEVKGNIAGRDCIVAYRQAGRVQAVASIYRDRESLLVEAAMERGDEAALEAILRA; from the coding sequence ATGAGCACGCCACAGGAGCTGAAGGGTCCGGACTTCGGCGCCGGTCTCGATGCCGGGCAGCTCAGGGATGGCGAGCAGCTCCTCGGCCATGCTGCGGGCGAACCGGTCGTCCTCGTGCGTCGCGGGAGCGAGATCTGCGCCGTCGGCGCCGTCTGCTCGCATTACGGAGGGCCACTGGCGGAGGGCATCGTGGAGGGCGGCACGATCCGGTGCCCGTGGCATCACGCCCGCTACGATCTGCGCACCGGCGCGCCGGAGCGGCCGGGGCGCGACGCGATCGCCTGCTATCGCGTCGAGCAGCAGGGCGGTCGCGTCCGCGTCGGGGAGCGGCTCGCCATCGCCCAACCGCGGTCTGCCGCCGGACCGCAGAGCGTCGTGATCGTCGGAGCCGGAGCGGCGGGCAATGCCTGCGCCGAGGAGCTGCGCCGGCAAGGCTACGAGAAGGCGATCACGATGGTCGGCGCGGAGGCGCCCGTCGATCGGCCGAACCTGAGCAAGGACTATCTCGCCGGGACTGCGCCGGAGGAATGGGTGCCGCTGCGCGGCCGCGACTTCTATCCCGCACAGCGCATCGATCTCGTCGACCAGGTCGAGGTCACCGCAATCGACGTCGGACGGCGCGAGGTGCGGCTCTCGACCGGGCGGACGCTCGGGTACGGCGCGCTGCTCCTGTCCACCGGCGCGGATGCCATCCGGCTCCCCATTCCTGGAGCGGAACGCGCGCTCACGCTGCGCTCGTTCGCGGACAGCAAGGCGCTTGCGGCGCGCGCCGTGGCGGGCAAGCGAGCGGTGATGATCGGCGCGAGCTTCATCGGGCTGGAGGTGGCGGCCTCCCTGCGCGCGCGGAACCTGGACGTCTCCGTCGTCGCGCCCGAGAGCCGGCCGCTGGAACGCGTTCTTGGGCCGGAGCTGGGCGATTTCGTCCGCGCCGTGCACGGGGAACACGGCGTCCGATTCCATCTCGGGCGCAAGCCGGTGCGAATCGACGCCGGATCCGTGACGCTGGACGACGGCACTTCGATTCCGGCGGAGCTGGTGGTGATGGGCGTCGGCGTGCGGCCGCGGCTGCAGATCGCGGAGCTGGCCGGATTGCGGATGGACCGCGGCGTGGTCGTCGACGCGAGCCTGCGCACCAGCGTGGAGGGCATCTGGGCAGCCGGAGACATCGCGCGCTTTCCCGACGCGCGCAGCGGCAGGTCGATCCGCGTGGAGCACTGGGTGGTGGCGGAGCGCCAGGGGCAGCATGCCGCCCGCGCCATGCTGGGGGCGCGCGAGCCGTATCGCGCTGTCCCGTTCTTCTGGAGCCAGCACTACGACGTGCCCATCGCATACGTGGGGCACGCGGAGGGATGGGACTCGATCGAGGTCAAGGGCAACATCGCCGGCCGCGATTGCATCGTCGCGTATCGGCAGGCAGGCCGGGTGCAAGCGGTGGCCTCGATCTACCGCGACCGCGAAAGCCTGCTCGTCGAGGCAGCCATGGAACGCGGCGACGAAGCGGCCCTCGAAGCAATCTTGCGGGCGTAG
- a CDS encoding ATP-binding cassette domain-containing protein, producing the protein MTALLEVRGLKKSFDDFTAVAGVDLALPEGGITAVIGPNGAGKTTFINLLTGKLTPSHGNIVFAGKDVTRLPASARVRGGMARTFQITNVFPLLSVEENVSVPVLARAGRSLDPRHRLDAVSGLQSTIQRLLDTVGLTARRGDPAGLLSHGDRRLLEIALALASEPRLLLLDEPTAGMGTGERDRVLAQIRALAMQKSLTILLVEHDMEVVFGLATRIVVLHQGRVLADGTPQQIRDDPHVREIYLGEANIAPVQAAPAGQGAPLLQVEHLDAGYGLAHVLHDVSFTVARGEIVALLGRNGVGKTTTLRSLAGLNVPWRGSIVRLEAKSVAGDPPERLAALGVSYVPDDRRIFADLTAAENLRVPVLALRRGKTRWTRERIEAIFPPLATLWNRKGRHLSGGEQKMLAIARALTTDPALLLLDEPSEGLSPLIVRILSDALAQIRGEGVTVLLADQNLMFARAVADRALVMERGRLVHAASRAELQGNDPALHRFLAV; encoded by the coding sequence ATGACGGCGCTGCTGGAGGTGCGCGGACTGAAGAAGTCGTTCGATGACTTCACCGCCGTAGCTGGCGTCGACCTCGCCCTTCCGGAAGGCGGAATCACGGCCGTCATCGGTCCCAATGGCGCCGGCAAGACCACCTTCATCAACCTCCTCACCGGAAAGCTGACGCCGAGCCACGGCAACATCGTCTTCGCGGGAAAGGACGTGACCAGGTTGCCGGCGAGCGCGCGCGTCCGCGGCGGAATGGCCCGGACGTTCCAGATCACCAACGTCTTTCCCCTGCTTTCGGTGGAGGAGAACGTGTCGGTCCCGGTGCTCGCGCGGGCAGGGCGCTCGCTCGACCCGCGCCACAGGCTGGACGCGGTCTCCGGCCTGCAATCGACCATCCAGCGGCTGCTCGATACCGTCGGGCTCACCGCCCGCCGCGGCGATCCAGCGGGCTTGCTCTCGCACGGGGATCGGCGGCTGCTGGAGATTGCCCTCGCGCTCGCCTCCGAGCCCCGCCTTCTGCTGCTGGACGAACCGACCGCCGGGATGGGCACCGGAGAGCGCGATCGCGTGCTCGCGCAAATCCGGGCGCTCGCGATGCAGAAGTCGCTCACCATCCTCCTCGTCGAGCACGACATGGAGGTGGTCTTCGGACTCGCCACCCGCATCGTCGTGCTGCATCAGGGAAGGGTGCTCGCGGACGGCACGCCACAGCAGATCCGCGACGACCCCCACGTGCGCGAGATCTATCTCGGCGAGGCGAACATCGCTCCCGTTCAAGCTGCTCCGGCGGGGCAGGGCGCGCCTCTGCTCCAGGTCGAGCACCTCGACGCCGGCTACGGACTTGCGCACGTCCTGCACGACGTCAGCTTCACGGTCGCGCGCGGCGAGATCGTCGCGCTCCTCGGGCGCAACGGAGTGGGAAAGACCACCACGCTGCGCAGCCTCGCCGGTCTGAACGTCCCCTGGCGTGGAAGCATCGTCCGGCTCGAAGCGAAGTCCGTCGCCGGAGACCCGCCGGAACGGCTTGCGGCCTTGGGGGTCAGCTACGTGCCGGACGACCGCCGCATCTTCGCGGACCTCACCGCGGCGGAAAACCTCAGGGTGCCGGTGCTCGCGCTGCGCCGCGGGAAGACGCGCTGGACGCGCGAGCGCATCGAGGCGATCTTTCCACCGCTGGCCACGCTCTGGAACCGCAAGGGACGCCATCTCTCCGGCGGTGAGCAGAAGATGCTGGCCATCGCCCGCGCGCTCACCACCGACCCTGCGCTGCTCCTTCTCGACGAGCCGTCGGAAGGCCTGAGCCCGCTGATCGTGCGCATCCTCTCCGACGCGCTGGCGCAGATCCGCGGCGAAGGTGTCACGGTGCTGCTCGCGGATCAAAACCTCATGTTCGCCCGGGCGGTGGCCGACCGCGCGCTGGTGATGGAGCGCGGCCGCCTGGTGCACGCCGCCTCGCGTGCGGAGCTGCAAGGTAACGATCCCGCGCTCCATCGCTTCCTGGCGGTATGA
- a CDS encoding ABC transporter permease subunit, with protein sequence MARRSLLWIVSLAALIFAYMLVARAISRPDIVPPAEDIAGAFAALVGRGQQSPASDMPGMDMPAHHHHSSDQVDTLLQEGVTLQASLAVTTARVLFGLIVGLPLGMLMGLLMGWSRRADDYLHPIYVLVRSVPPLSLITYIMLWLGHSEAHRLIPIVYAVAVTAVIPTYHGVRDVAGKYVVAARSLGARGRLLLAKVVLPAAAPAMLGGLRYSVAIAWMTAVGAEMLMAENGMGNLLVGGGMWSSRLQMRSDPAVIIVGILVLAGAGWAMDLAARAWSARLTRWAR encoded by the coding sequence TTGGCGCGCCGCTCCCTCCTCTGGATCGTCTCCCTCGCAGCGCTGATCTTCGCGTACATGCTGGTCGCGCGGGCCATCTCGCGACCTGACATCGTCCCGCCCGCCGAAGACATCGCGGGTGCATTCGCGGCGCTGGTGGGACGCGGTCAACAGTCGCCCGCGAGCGACATGCCCGGGATGGACATGCCGGCGCATCACCATCATTCCAGCGACCAGGTCGACACGTTGCTGCAGGAGGGCGTGACGCTGCAGGCGTCGCTGGCGGTCACCACGGCCCGCGTCCTCTTCGGTCTGATCGTCGGCTTGCCGCTCGGCATGCTGATGGGCCTTCTCATGGGCTGGAGCCGCCGCGCCGATGACTACCTGCACCCGATCTACGTCCTGGTCCGCTCGGTGCCGCCGCTGTCGCTCATCACCTACATCATGCTCTGGCTCGGGCACAGCGAAGCGCACCGCTTGATTCCCATCGTGTACGCGGTCGCCGTCACGGCGGTGATTCCCACCTATCACGGCGTGCGCGACGTCGCCGGCAAGTACGTGGTGGCTGCGCGATCGCTCGGAGCGAGGGGACGGCTCCTCCTCGCCAAGGTGGTGCTGCCGGCCGCCGCACCGGCGATGCTGGGCGGTCTCCGGTACTCGGTCGCCATCGCCTGGATGACGGCGGTCGGCGCCGAGATGCTGATGGCCGAGAACGGCATGGGCAACCTCCTGGTGGGCGGAGGCATGTGGTCGTCGCGGTTGCAGATGCGGTCGGATCCCGCGGTGATCATCGTCGGCATTCTCGTGCTGGCCGGTGCGGGGTGGGCGATGGACCTCGCGGCGAGAGCGTGGAGCGCGCGGCTGACGCGCTGGGCGAGATGA
- a CDS encoding ABC transporter ATP-binding protein: MNYLETTKLTKYFGDTHAVDKVDFAIGEGEVVSLIGSNGAGKTSLVNLISGLLQPDSGRIVFRGEDVTNQSVQDRIKGGIARSFQIVNLFDELTVVDNVALSIFAREGKTRWFFTLADHYGAIWDEANDILHQFGLDLKAQQLAGGISQGERKLLDVAVAYALKPRLLFLDEPTSGVSTREKAPIMDVISSIVRSNRITAVVIEHDMDIIFKYSDRIVVMHQGLILASGTPEEIRSNESVKDAVFGPTHA; this comes from the coding sequence ATGAATTACCTGGAGACGACGAAGCTGACCAAGTACTTCGGCGATACCCACGCCGTCGACAAGGTCGACTTCGCGATCGGCGAGGGCGAGGTCGTCTCGCTGATCGGTTCCAACGGCGCGGGCAAGACCAGCCTGGTGAACCTGATCAGCGGCCTCTTGCAGCCCGACAGCGGTCGCATCGTCTTCCGCGGTGAAGACGTCACGAACCAGTCGGTGCAGGACCGCATCAAGGGCGGCATCGCCCGGAGCTTCCAGATCGTCAACCTCTTCGACGAGCTGACGGTCGTCGACAACGTGGCGCTCTCCATCTTTGCCCGCGAGGGAAAGACCCGCTGGTTCTTCACTCTGGCGGATCACTACGGCGCGATCTGGGACGAAGCCAACGACATCCTCCACCAGTTCGGGCTGGATCTGAAAGCGCAACAGCTCGCCGGCGGCATCTCCCAGGGAGAGCGCAAGCTGCTCGACGTGGCCGTCGCCTACGCGCTCAAGCCGCGGCTGCTCTTCCTCGACGAGCCGACCAGCGGCGTCAGCACGCGTGAGAAGGCGCCGATCATGGACGTGATCAGCTCGATCGTCCGGTCGAACAGGATCACCGCGGTCGTCATCGAGCACGACATGGACATCATCTTCAAGTACTCCGACCGCATCGTGGTCATGCACCAGGGCCTGATCCTCGCCAGCGGCACCCCGGAGGAGATTCGCAGCAACGAGTCGGTGAAGGACGCAGTGTTCGGGCCTACCCATGCTTGA
- a CDS encoding ABC transporter permease yields the protein MERAADALGEMMGAVRVRRAIVALVAVAVLYGIAAQIGRGRLPDRIWMGAHYVDNVKLLPTWQQLAEEGAYLVESEILLDSVVVSTRRVAIGLVLGSVAGILLGLLTGWASRIESLADPWVTFFRFAPALALLPLYVVWFGYGETSKVLLIATNVAVITLLGAHQGVRGVPRVYLDAAASLGAGRWLRFRKIVLPAAFPSIFGSVRIAVGLAWVTIVVAELIDARMPSLGYLLALSGTYPRVPTMLIALATVGALVLVFDLLALLLHARATRWMGRTA from the coding sequence GTGGAGCGCGCGGCTGACGCGCTGGGCGAGATGATGGGCGCCGTGCGGGTCAGGCGGGCGATCGTTGCCCTTGTGGCGGTCGCGGTGCTGTACGGGATTGCGGCGCAGATCGGTCGCGGGCGTCTGCCCGATCGGATCTGGATGGGCGCGCACTACGTCGACAACGTCAAGCTCCTCCCCACCTGGCAGCAGCTCGCCGAGGAGGGAGCATATCTCGTCGAGTCGGAGATCCTTTTGGACAGCGTGGTGGTGAGCACGAGGAGGGTCGCGATCGGGCTCGTTCTCGGCTCGGTCGCCGGGATTCTCCTCGGACTTTTGACGGGATGGGCGTCCCGCATCGAATCCCTCGCGGACCCGTGGGTGACGTTCTTCCGCTTCGCCCCGGCGCTCGCGCTGCTGCCGCTCTACGTGGTCTGGTTCGGGTACGGCGAGACCTCCAAAGTCCTCCTCATCGCCACGAACGTCGCGGTGATCACGCTTCTCGGCGCGCACCAGGGCGTGCGGGGAGTGCCGCGCGTCTATCTCGACGCGGCCGCTTCTCTCGGCGCGGGGCGCTGGCTCCGCTTCCGCAAGATCGTCCTGCCCGCCGCCTTTCCCTCGATCTTCGGCAGCGTCCGCATCGCTGTCGGTCTGGCGTGGGTCACCATCGTCGTCGCCGAGCTGATCGATGCGAGGATGCCGAGCCTCGGATACCTGCTGGCGCTCTCCGGCACCTACCCGCGGGTGCCGACGATGCTGATCGCGCTCGCGACCGTGGGCGCGCTCGTGCTCGTCTTCGACCTGCTGGCGCTGCTGCTGCACGCCCGGGCGACGCGCTGGATGGGCCGAACGGCATGA
- a CDS encoding branched-chain amino acid ABC transporter permease, translated as MRDRVIAGVALAAVVLLLPVLAGPFLRYLALNMLLLALLALSFNLLFGTTGLLSFGQGAFYSGGAYAAALLLKAGVPLLWSILLGALGAAALAAVLGAFCVRHTRIYFSMLTLAFGMLVYAVVWKWTDVTGGDDGLIGVPRGRIGLPGPLDVSLDAPVRYYLFAAILVLLSIGVLHRLSSSPLGLSLRAIRENAERAEFSGVPVRRTIYIAFVTAGFFAGLSGALLAPLEQTVSPSTAHWTKSAEPVMATLIGGPLSFLGPIVGAVVYLGLKEIIVRFTEYWLLVFGLVLLATVLTFRGGLMGALTAWLLRRQRP; from the coding sequence ATGCGCGACCGCGTCATCGCCGGAGTGGCCCTCGCCGCCGTCGTCCTGCTCTTGCCCGTGCTGGCCGGACCGTTCCTGCGCTACCTCGCGCTCAACATGCTGCTGCTCGCTCTCCTGGCGCTCTCCTTCAACCTGCTCTTCGGCACGACCGGTCTGCTCTCGTTCGGCCAGGGAGCCTTTTACTCCGGCGGTGCGTACGCGGCGGCCTTGCTGCTGAAGGCGGGCGTGCCGCTGCTGTGGTCCATCCTGCTCGGCGCGCTGGGCGCCGCCGCGCTGGCTGCGGTGCTGGGCGCGTTCTGCGTCCGGCACACGCGAATCTATTTCTCCATGCTGACGCTCGCCTTCGGCATGCTGGTCTACGCGGTGGTCTGGAAATGGACCGACGTGACCGGCGGCGATGACGGCCTGATCGGCGTCCCGCGCGGACGCATCGGCCTCCCCGGCCCGCTCGACGTGAGCCTGGATGCGCCGGTTCGCTACTACCTGTTCGCCGCCATACTCGTGCTGCTCTCCATCGGCGTTCTGCACCGGCTGTCGTCGTCGCCACTCGGACTTTCGCTGCGCGCCATCCGCGAGAACGCCGAGCGGGCGGAGTTCAGCGGCGTCCCCGTGCGGCGCACCATCTACATCGCCTTCGTCACCGCCGGGTTCTTCGCCGGCCTGTCCGGAGCGCTGCTGGCGCCGCTGGAGCAGACGGTCTCGCCCTCGACGGCGCACTGGACCAAATCGGCTGAGCCGGTAATGGCCACGCTCATCGGCGGACCCCTTTCGTTTCTCGGGCCCATCGTCGGCGCGGTCGTCTACCTCGGCCTGAAGGAGATCATCGTCCGTTTCACGGAGTACTGGCTGCTCGTCTTCGGCCTGGTGCTCCTCGCCACCGTCCTGACCTTTCGCGGTGGGTTGATGGGCGCGCTGACGGCCTGGCTTCTGCGGAGGCAGCGCCCATGA
- a CDS encoding ABC transporter ATP-binding protein, whose product MLELQAIHTYRGRAQILRQVSLEVGDRESVVLVGRNGAGKTTTIDSIIGLLPLRSGKITFQGQDISTMPPYRRARLGIGYAPEDSGLFPDLTVEENLQICRLLAKSSGRAAQESEANDRVYSVFPEVRQFTQRRGLFLSGGQKKMVAIARAMMLSPAILLLDEPFEGLAPVVVTRLIDAVRKIKEMKISVLIAESNLANASRVADRLYAIDRGEIIYKGDPRQVMDNKEVMSTIHG is encoded by the coding sequence ATGCTTGAGCTGCAGGCCATCCATACGTATCGCGGCCGCGCGCAGATCCTCCGGCAGGTCTCGCTGGAAGTGGGCGACAGGGAATCAGTGGTCCTGGTCGGACGCAACGGCGCCGGCAAGACCACCACCATCGACAGCATCATCGGCCTGCTGCCGCTGCGCTCCGGCAAGATCACCTTCCAGGGCCAGGACATCAGCACGATGCCGCCGTACCGGCGAGCGCGGCTCGGCATCGGCTACGCGCCCGAGGACAGCGGCCTCTTTCCCGACCTGACGGTGGAGGAAAATCTGCAGATCTGCCGCTTGCTCGCGAAGTCGTCGGGACGGGCCGCACAGGAGTCGGAGGCGAACGACCGCGTCTACTCGGTGTTTCCGGAAGTGCGGCAGTTCACCCAGCGGCGCGGGCTGTTCCTGAGCGGCGGGCAGAAGAAGATGGTGGCCATCGCGCGGGCGATGATGCTGTCGCCGGCGATTCTCCTGCTCGACGAGCCTTTCGAGGGGCTCGCGCCGGTGGTCGTGACGCGGCTGATCGACGCCGTGCGGAAGATCAAGGAGATGAAAATCTCGGTGTTGATCGCGGAGTCGAACCTCGCCAATGCGAGCCGGGTCGCGGACCGCCTCTATGCGATCGATCGCGGCGAGATCATCTATAAGGGCGATCCAAGGCAGGTCATGGACAACAAGGAAGTGATGAGCACGATCCACGGATAG
- a CDS encoding ABC transporter ATP-binding protein has translation MTATLSPPALEAEDVSYTYSGPPPTHALQNLTLRVRDNEFLAVLGPVGCAKTTLLRIFAGFLRPTSGKVRCAGSGIDGPGWQRGYVLQEQAIFPWMTVRENVEFGLLAKGVEPSAREAVSDELIKLIGLTAFEAAYPKDLSAGMSKMVEVVRVLATDPSILLLDEPFGALDAQTRARMQDALARLWEQRRKTVLFVTHDVEEALYLADRIVVLSERPGKLKAQFEVAVPRPRSVDTRFSAGFLALKREIWDATGR, from the coding sequence ATGACGGCGACCCTGTCGCCGCCGGCGCTCGAAGCGGAGGACGTCAGCTACACCTACTCCGGGCCGCCGCCGACGCACGCGCTGCAGAATCTCACGCTGCGCGTGAGGGACAACGAGTTCCTCGCCGTGCTGGGCCCGGTGGGCTGCGCCAAGACGACGCTGCTGCGCATCTTCGCGGGCTTTCTTCGCCCGACGTCGGGAAAGGTCCGTTGCGCCGGGTCGGGCATCGACGGGCCCGGGTGGCAGAGGGGCTACGTCCTGCAGGAGCAGGCCATCTTTCCCTGGATGACGGTGCGCGAGAACGTCGAGTTCGGCCTGCTCGCCAAAGGCGTCGAGCCGTCGGCGCGGGAAGCGGTCAGCGACGAGCTGATCAAGCTGATCGGACTGACGGCCTTCGAGGCGGCATATCCGAAGGATCTCTCCGCGGGAATGTCGAAGATGGTCGAGGTGGTGCGCGTGCTTGCCACCGATCCCTCCATCCTGCTGCTCGACGAGCCCTTCGGGGCGCTCGACGCGCAGACCCGCGCGCGGATGCAGGACGCGCTGGCGCGGCTCTGGGAGCAGCGGCGCAAGACGGTGCTGTTCGTGACGCACGACGTGGAGGAGGCGCTGTACCTGGCTGACCGGATCGTCGTGCTCTCCGAGCGCCCGGGCAAGCTCAAGGCGCAGTTCGAGGTGGCGGTTCCGCGGCCGCGCTCGGTGGACACGCGGTTCTCCGCCGGATTCCTCGCGCTGAAGCGCGAGATTTGGGACGCCACCGGCCGCTGA
- a CDS encoding Na+/H+ antiporter yields MTGAHAAQFVFVVLLLVVVAFGALAQRLRVPYPLVLLVAGLLVSFIPGLPSTTLDPDVIFFVVLPPLLYGAAWNTPWREFSHNLVSITSLAVGLVAFTVAGVAAVAGWIAPGFDWRIGFVLGAVVSPTDAIAATSIARNMGLPRRIVDVLEGESLVNDATGLLAVEMGVLLLTWGEIPPASFVLFRLSYLVACGLGVGLLLGLVVDWFERRIDDGPIEIAISVLVPYGAYLIADAIHASGVLAVVAAGLYLGRRSTYFFSPTVRLQAYSVWNALTFTLNGLVFVLIGLQLPVVVAGIQKAGLGKMLLAGAALSAVVIALRVVWVFPGARLSYFIRHRFLHQEDPIPTPRQLLIVGWAGMRGVIALAAAMALPRTLAEGTAFPLKNAIVFFTFCVIVATLLFQGLTLPPLIRLLGLETPPGPDCEEKEARRIVLQSALSRLEQIRAGGSDALTPVYDDLAQHYRQRLANLDAAGTGDGDVHRTSREISRELLRAERESAIRLRDERRINDEVLRELEHELDLREARTQPARK; encoded by the coding sequence GTGACCGGAGCGCACGCCGCCCAGTTCGTGTTCGTCGTGCTCCTCCTCGTGGTCGTCGCGTTCGGCGCCCTGGCGCAGCGACTGCGGGTGCCGTATCCCCTCGTGCTGCTCGTCGCCGGCCTGCTGGTGAGCTTCATCCCCGGCCTTCCCTCGACGACGCTCGATCCGGACGTCATCTTCTTCGTGGTGCTGCCGCCGCTGCTCTACGGCGCCGCCTGGAATACGCCCTGGCGCGAGTTCTCCCACAATCTCGTCAGCATTACTTCGCTCGCCGTCGGTCTGGTCGCCTTCACCGTGGCCGGCGTCGCAGCCGTCGCCGGCTGGATCGCGCCCGGTTTCGATTGGCGGATCGGCTTCGTGCTGGGCGCCGTCGTCTCCCCCACCGACGCCATCGCCGCGACCTCGATCGCGAGGAACATGGGGCTTCCGCGCCGCATCGTCGACGTCCTCGAAGGCGAGAGCCTGGTCAACGACGCGACCGGCCTGCTCGCGGTCGAGATGGGCGTGCTGCTGCTCACCTGGGGAGAGATTCCGCCGGCCTCGTTCGTGCTCTTCCGGCTCAGCTATCTCGTCGCTTGCGGACTCGGCGTCGGGCTGCTGCTTGGCCTGGTCGTCGACTGGTTCGAGCGGCGGATCGACGATGGACCCATCGAGATCGCCATCAGCGTCCTCGTGCCGTACGGCGCGTACCTGATCGCTGACGCGATCCACGCTTCTGGCGTCCTCGCGGTGGTTGCTGCCGGTCTCTACCTCGGCCGGAGGAGCACGTACTTCTTCTCGCCCACCGTCCGCCTGCAGGCGTATTCGGTCTGGAACGCGCTCACCTTCACGCTCAACGGGCTCGTCTTCGTCCTCATCGGCCTTCAGCTTCCGGTGGTCGTGGCCGGCATCCAGAAGGCGGGTCTCGGGAAGATGCTCCTTGCCGGAGCGGCATTGAGCGCCGTGGTCATCGCCCTCCGCGTCGTCTGGGTGTTTCCAGGCGCACGGCTTTCGTACTTCATCCGCCACCGTTTCCTCCATCAGGAGGATCCGATACCAACCCCGCGGCAGCTCCTCATCGTCGGCTGGGCGGGTATGCGCGGCGTGATCGCGCTGGCCGCGGCGATGGCGCTGCCCCGCACCTTGGCGGAAGGAACGGCGTTCCCGCTGAAGAACGCGATCGTCTTCTTCACATTCTGTGTGATCGTCGCCACGCTCCTCTTCCAGGGACTGACGCTGCCCCCGCTGATCCGGCTCCTCGGCCTGGAGACGCCCCCAGGACCGGACTGCGAGGAAAAGGAGGCGCGCCGGATCGTGCTCCAGTCGGCGCTCTCGCGCCTCGAGCAGATTCGCGCGGGCGGCAGCGATGCGTTGACGCCGGTGTACGACGATCTGGCGCAACACTACCGCCAACGTCTCGCGAACCTCGACGCCGCTGGAACCGGCGATGGCGATGTGCACCGCACGTCCCGCGAGATCTCCCGCGAGCTCCTGCGCGCCGAACGCGAGTCGGCCATCCGGCTCCGCGACGAACGGCGCATCAACGACGAAGTGCTGCGAGAGCTCGAGCACGAGCTGGACCTGCGCGAGGCGCGCACCCAGCCCGCGCGCAAGTAA
- a CDS encoding branched-chain amino acid ABC transporter permease: protein MYLWLVAAGLSLIFGVMRVLNFAHGSLYMLGAYFAWVVVRVTGSFWLALLIGPAVVAGVGWAMEFGFLRRVYSAPEAFQLLLTFAFVLMFDDAVKLVFGPVYQSPPTPAALSGAFVLGRSILPTYHLFILCVGALVGLGLWFFLEKTSFGLVIRATAADREMARALGVRSSRLFTWVFILGAALAGLGGALSMPVRAISPGMGEFIIIEAFVVVVLGGLGSLRGAFVGALLIGLLHAYGLLFMPVFELALGYLAMAAVLIVRPWGLFGARES, encoded by the coding sequence ATGTACCTGTGGCTCGTCGCGGCGGGCCTCTCGCTGATCTTCGGCGTCATGCGGGTCCTGAATTTCGCGCACGGCAGCCTGTACATGCTGGGCGCGTACTTCGCCTGGGTCGTCGTGCGCGTCACCGGCAGCTTCTGGCTGGCCCTGTTGATCGGCCCGGCGGTCGTCGCCGGGGTCGGGTGGGCGATGGAGTTCGGCTTTCTCCGCCGCGTCTACTCGGCGCCGGAAGCCTTCCAGCTGCTGCTCACGTTCGCGTTCGTGCTCATGTTCGACGACGCGGTGAAGCTGGTCTTCGGGCCGGTCTACCAGTCGCCGCCCACTCCCGCGGCGCTGTCCGGCGCATTCGTCCTCGGCCGCTCGATCCTTCCCACCTACCACCTCTTCATCCTTTGCGTCGGTGCGCTGGTCGGCCTCGGGCTCTGGTTCTTCCTGGAGAAGACCAGCTTCGGCCTCGTGATCCGCGCCACCGCCGCCGACCGTGAGATGGCCCGCGCGCTGGGTGTCCGCTCCTCGAGGCTCTTCACCTGGGTGTTCATCCTCGGCGCCGCGCTGGCCGGCCTGGGGGGCGCGCTCTCCATGCCTGTGCGCGCCATCTCTCCCGGGATGGGCGAGTTCATCATCATCGAGGCGTTCGTGGTGGTGGTGCTGGGGGGACTCGGTTCGTTGCGCGGGGCGTTCGTCGGCGCGCTCCTCATCGGCCTCCTGCACGCGTACGGCCTGCTTTTCATGCCGGTGTTCGAGCTGGCGCTGGGATACCTGGCGATGGCCGCGGTGCTCATCGTCCGGCCGTGGGGGCTGTTCGGGGCACGCGAGAGCTGA